A single window of Lytechinus variegatus isolate NC3 chromosome 8, Lvar_3.0, whole genome shotgun sequence DNA harbors:
- the LOC121420509 gene encoding palmitoyl-protein thioesterase ABHD10, mitochondrial-like: MSAPLCYFRTCFNFRMFCLSAPKSNSRLQIQQRFVMTDDRESLEHLQRTHTSSIAFRQTPGKDPGVVFLPGYMSNMTGGKAVALEGYCRRRGHAFVRFDYQGLGESIGEMRKGEKMFDVWKSDALAVLDELTVGPQILVGSSMGGAIMLLLALERPERIHSLLGVATAVQFDRPMSLTEQKRGHVHEARGSIPGDTSYTTPHNFVDKHYTRCLNQNPMPVKQPIRLIHGMKDDVVPFQTSVSLAERLESKNVDVILRKEGAHRMSEPEDIRLLVDCLEELLKL, from the exons ATGTCAGCGCCCTTGTGCTATTTTCGTACTTGTTTCAATTTTCGCATGTTTTGTCTTTCTGCTCCCAAATCTAACTCCCGTCTGCAAATCCAACAGCGATTCGTGATGACAGACGACAGGGAGAGTCTAGAACATTTACAAAGGACACACACTTCATCTATAGCTTTTCGTCAAACGCCCGGGAAAGATCCGGGCGTTGTGTTTTTACCGGGATACATGAGCAACATGACCGGCGGAAAAGCCGTGGCACTGGAAGGCTACTGCAGGCGGCGTGGGCATGCCTTTGTTCG CTTTGACTACCAAGGCTTAGGCGAGTCTATTGGTGAGATGAGGAAAGGAGAAAAGATGTTTGACGTCTGGAAGTCAGATGCCCTTGCTGTTCTTGATGAACTTACTGTAGGGCCTCag ATTCTGGTTGGTTCCAGTATGGGAGGGGCCATAATGCTGCTTTTAGCCTTAGAGAGACCAGAACGTATCCACTCCCTGCTTGGGGTAGCTACTGCAGTACAGTTTGACAGGCCCATGTCTTTAACAGAGCAGAAGAGGGGACATGTCCATGAG GCCCGAGGTTCAATCCCCGGCGACACATCCTACACCACTCCGCACAACTTTGTAGATAAACACTACACACGATGTCTCAATCAAAACCCTATGCCAGTCAAGCAGCCTATTCGGTTAATACATGGAATGAAAGATGATGTTGTTCCCTTCCAAACGTCGGTTTCCCTTGCTGAGCGCCTGGAGAGCAAGAACGTGGATGTTATCCTACGCAAAGAGGGCGCTCATCGCATGTCGGAACCTGAAGATATTCGCCTGCTTGTGGATTGCCTCGAGGAGCTGTTGAAGTTATGA